From the genome of Sulfurovum sp. NBC37-1, one region includes:
- a CDS encoding tyrosine-type recombinase/integrase, producing MAKRFKTRYKNVIYLETTTNNKPDKVYYIRYRENGKLREIKVGKYSEGIRENYCNQKLLETVNAIRLGEQPPIINATHKRKIVTFDEIVTKYFKSKELHNKTNEQTKNRYKSQLKEYIGSKDIYSITKNDILAIQTDMAQSRAPKTVNQYIQFIKAVYNYAIAEDLFSGVNPVKGIKEQKIDNKRERFLSIDEIKALIEEVKENEDLYLFTLLSLSTGGRLGTIMAIAKKDLDFNNNMITLNDIKNEDTYGGFFDNTLKEILIKRTANLKPNDKLIVMNERTLRRQLSKVLTKLFNVGIDADDRKNRVVIHTLRHTFASQLAIKGTPIFTIQKLLNHKDIKQTLRYAKLAPDSGKEMVHELMGSFL from the coding sequence ATGGCAAAACGATTTAAGACACGATATAAAAATGTTATTTACTTAGAAACCACCACCAATAACAAGCCTGATAAAGTCTATTATATCCGCTATAGAGAAAATGGTAAACTCAGAGAAATAAAAGTTGGTAAATACAGCGAAGGAATCAGAGAGAACTACTGCAACCAGAAGCTGCTTGAAACAGTCAATGCAATAAGACTTGGAGAACAGCCACCTATTATCAATGCTACCCATAAAAGAAAGATCGTTACTTTTGATGAGATCGTCACCAAATATTTTAAATCAAAAGAGCTTCACAACAAAACAAACGAGCAAACCAAAAATAGATACAAAAGCCAACTGAAAGAATACATCGGATCCAAAGATATCTACAGCATTACCAAAAATGATATTTTGGCTATCCAGACAGATATGGCACAATCAAGAGCACCAAAAACAGTCAATCAGTATATTCAGTTCATCAAAGCTGTTTACAACTATGCTATTGCAGAAGATCTCTTCTCTGGCGTTAATCCAGTCAAAGGGATCAAAGAGCAAAAGATTGATAACAAAAGAGAGCGTTTCCTTTCAATAGATGAGATTAAAGCTTTGATTGAAGAAGTAAAAGAGAATGAAGATCTGTACCTCTTTACTCTGCTCTCCCTCTCTACAGGCGGACGACTTGGTACCATTATGGCTATTGCAAAGAAAGATCTGGATTTCAATAACAATATGATTACTCTTAACGATATCAAGAATGAAGATACCTATGGAGGATTTTTTGACAACACACTCAAAGAGATTCTCATAAAAAGAACTGCCAACCTCAAACCAAATGATAAACTTATAGTTATGAACGAAAGAACGCTTAGAAGGCAACTCTCAAAAGTGCTTACCAAGCTTTTCAATGTAGGAATAGATGCAGATGACAGAAAAAACCGTGTAGTGATTCACACACTCAGACATACCTTTGCAAGTCAACTGGCTATTAAAGGTACTCCCATCTTTACTATTCAAAA
- a CDS encoding IS256 family transposase yields MEVKENKIEFDLQELAPLLIANKTEGFRQVGEKILNAILEKEFEAFIGAGRHERNEERKDYRNSYKERQLKTTLGQLNLLRPYARSGKFETKLFENYSRIDKALVSMIVESYLKGVSTRKVEAVVSALDIELSHSTVSNLSHELDELVTEFKTSPLRSYYPYLYVDSLYLKVFNGSRFVSKAVMIAIGVNEEGYREILDIAPMESEAVSTYEDFFDGLKERGIKKVDLIISDGHKGIKKTASESFVGSSWQLCSVHFKRNLMKVVPQKDIKTILEEINVILHSKTMQDAIDYASGMASAYEISHPKLIKYLTKNLMDVLTFLAFPKAHHRKIHSTNVLERFNKEVKRRTKVVGAFPSDNSVLRLLVPLAVDTNAKWLDRKYVSWNNLVQSDEAEEEFTENF; encoded by the coding sequence ATGGAAGTAAAAGAAAATAAGATAGAGTTTGACCTGCAGGAGTTGGCACCGCTGTTGATAGCCAATAAAACAGAAGGATTTAGACAGGTAGGAGAGAAGATCCTCAATGCGATATTGGAGAAGGAGTTCGAAGCCTTTATCGGTGCAGGTCGTCACGAACGCAATGAAGAGCGAAAAGATTACCGTAACAGCTATAAAGAACGACAGTTAAAGACAACCCTGGGTCAATTGAATCTGTTACGTCCCTATGCCAGAAGCGGAAAGTTTGAAACCAAACTCTTCGAGAACTATTCCCGGATCGATAAAGCCTTGGTGTCGATGATCGTTGAGAGTTACCTCAAAGGGGTTTCCACCAGAAAAGTAGAAGCAGTGGTCTCGGCACTGGATATTGAACTTTCTCATAGCACGGTCAGTAACCTGAGCCACGAACTGGATGAACTGGTCACAGAATTCAAAACTTCACCGCTAAGATCCTACTATCCCTACTTGTACGTGGATTCACTCTATCTGAAAGTCTTTAACGGTTCACGGTTTGTCTCCAAAGCAGTGATGATAGCCATAGGAGTCAATGAAGAGGGATACAGAGAGATACTCGATATTGCACCAATGGAAAGTGAAGCTGTCTCAACGTATGAAGATTTCTTTGATGGTTTAAAAGAACGGGGAATAAAGAAAGTGGATCTTATTATCTCTGATGGACACAAGGGGATCAAAAAAACTGCCAGTGAAAGTTTCGTAGGCTCAAGCTGGCAGTTATGCTCGGTACACTTTAAGAGAAACCTCATGAAAGTCGTACCTCAAAAGGATATCAAAACTATCCTTGAAGAGATAAATGTGATTCTGCATTCCAAAACTATGCAGGATGCTATTGACTATGCCAGCGGTATGGCTTCAGCCTATGAGATCTCACATCCAAAACTGATCAAATACCTGACCAAGAACCTGATGGATGTACTGACATTTCTGGCATTTCCAAAAGCACATCATAGGAAAATTCATTCTACAAATGTATTAGAGCGATTTAACAAGGAGGTAAAGAGAAGAACGAAAGTGGTAGGTGCTTTCCCAAGTGACAACTCAGTACTACGCCTGTTGGTGCCCCTGGCAGTGGACACCAATGCCAAGTGGCTGGATAGAAAGTATGTTTCTTGGAATAATTTGGTACAATCTGATGAGGCTGAGGAAGAATTTACAGAAAATTTTTGA